The Sphingomonas carotinifaciens genomic sequence GCCCAGGAAGAAGGCCAGCTTCGGCGCGGCGTTCGCCACGTCGGCGATACCACCCTTCTGCGCATAGCCGAGCATCAGCCCGCCCATCCGCGACGCCGCCATATGAACGACGTTGAACCCGTTCCACCCGTCACGCACCAGGTTGAAGCGCTCGGCGAACTTCAGCGCAGCGCCGTGGCCGCCCTTCAGCGCCCCGCCGCCGACGATCACCGCCGGCCGCTCCGCCTTGGCGAACAGGTCCGCCACCGCCTGCGGCACGTCGCCCAGCACGCCCAGATCGCTGCCCAACCATTCGACCTTGTAGGTCAGATCGGTCTCGGGCCCGATCGCGAACACCTTGGCACCGCGCTTGATCGCCTTGCGGATGCGCGTGTTCACCAGCGGCGCTTCCCAGCGCAGGTTGGTGCCCACGAGCAGGATCGCGTCGGCCTGTTCCAGCCCGGCGATCGTCGTGTTGAAGTTGACGGCCGCCAGGCTGGACACGTCATAGTCCATGCCGGTCTGCCGCCCCTCGAGCAGCGTCGAGCCCATTTTGCCGAGCAGCGCCTTGGCCGCGAACATGGTCTCGCAATCGACCAGATCGCCCGCGATCGCGGCAACGCTGGAGCCGGCATTCACCGCCTTGATCGCGGCGAACGCCTCGTCCCAGGTCGCCGCGATGAGCTTGCCGTCACGCCGGATATAGGGGCGGTCGAGACGACGACGGACCAGACCGTCGACGGCATGGCGCGTCTTGTCCGACGCCCATTCCTCGTTCACCTCGTCATTCACCCGCGGCACGGCGCGCAGCACCTGGCGGCCACGGCTGTCGAGGCGGATATTGGTGCCCACCGCATCCATCACGTCGATGGCGAGCGTCTTGCGCAGCTCCCAGGGACGCGCCTCGAACGCATAGGGCTTCGACGTCAGCGCGCCGACCGGGCACAGGTCGACGACATTGCCCGAAAGCTCGCTGGTCACCGCCTGTTCCAGATAGGAGGTGATCTGCATGTCCTCGCCGCGATAAATCGCGCCGATCTCCTCCACGCCGGCCACTTCCTCGGCGAAGCGGACGCAGCGGGTGCACTGGATGCAACGGGTCATGATCGTCTTGACGATCGGGCCCATATACTTCTCGGTCACCGCCCGCTTGTTCTCGGTGTAGCGGCTATGGCCCTTGCCGTACGCGACCGACTGATCCTGCAGATCGCATTCGCCACCCTGATCGCAGATTGGGCAGTCGAGCGGATGGTTGATCAGCAGGAATTCCATCACGCCTTCGCGTGCGGCCTTCACCATCGGCGTGGTGGTGAAGATCTCCTGGTTGTCCGCGGCCGGCAGCGCGCAGGACGCCTGCGGCTTGGGCGGCCCCGGCTTCACCTCGAC encodes the following:
- the nuoG gene encoding NADH-quinone oxidoreductase subunit NuoG, producing MPKVKVDGVEVEVPQGATVLQACEIAGKEIPRFCYHERLSIAGNCRMCLVEVKPGPPKPQASCALPAADNQEIFTTTPMVKAAREGVMEFLLINHPLDCPICDQGGECDLQDQSVAYGKGHSRYTENKRAVTEKYMGPIVKTIMTRCIQCTRCVRFAEEVAGVEEIGAIYRGEDMQITSYLEQAVTSELSGNVVDLCPVGALTSKPYAFEARPWELRKTLAIDVMDAVGTNIRLDSRGRQVLRAVPRVNDEVNEEWASDKTRHAVDGLVRRRLDRPYIRRDGKLIAATWDEAFAAIKAVNAGSSVAAIAGDLVDCETMFAAKALLGKMGSTLLEGRQTGMDYDVSSLAAVNFNTTIAGLEQADAILLVGTNLRWEAPLVNTRIRKAIKRGAKVFAIGPETDLTYKVEWLGSDLGVLGDVPQAVADLFAKAERPAVIVGGGALKGGHGAALKFAERFNLVRDGWNGFNVVHMAASRMGGLMLGYAQKGGIADVANAAPKLAFFLGADEVDFAKFGSSFKVFVGHHGDQGAHHADVILPGATYAEKSGTWVNLEGRVQRGEQAVFAPGDAREDWTIFRALSEVLGHTLPFDTLPALRLAMADAVPMLAKEGLVTFDWSVPSLDATATGSIAGYPIKDFYLTNAICRASPTMQRCSAELVHGEEFAEAAE